The following coding sequences are from one Rutidosis leptorrhynchoides isolate AG116_Rl617_1_P2 chromosome 11, CSIRO_AGI_Rlap_v1, whole genome shotgun sequence window:
- the LOC139875043 gene encoding disease resistance protein RUN1-like — translation MVSRATTGQTTSAQKSKQEVKFIEEIIEDIYHRLGGTVSSSLSLLVGREYSIYFITSWLKDVSDTVDILTITGMSGIGKTSVANHVFELHRHEFDASCFIEKISSACAQFNGMLGLQKQLLGNIRKTSPVQLDRISENTSRIENALSRKRAFLVLDDIDNVDQLNELLGNKEILVSPLPMEHKLKSLSYNASRKLLFHHAFKCEELKDGYEQVSDNVVKYCEGHPLALKVVGSSLHNKDVAYWEECIDKLNQGPFSHINNILKMSFESLDCEDKELIKHVACFFVGMDRDIAETILKACKLKHTRSGISNLNDRCLLNIGEGNKFMMHSLIQEMVKDVVHQESPEKPEKRSRLWRHTESYKVLKKMIVRGHTCFSSYLVVMKVF, via the exons ATGGTGTCCCGTGCAACCACCGGTCAAACTACATCCGCCCAGAAATCAAA GCAAGAAGTGAAGTTTATAGAAGAAATCATCGAGGACATCTACCACAGATTAGGTGGAACCGTAAGTAGTTCTCTGTCACTACTTGTTGGGAGGGAGTACTCCATTTATTTCATCACTTCATGGTTGAAAGATGTCTCAGATACGGTTGACATTCTTACTATTACGGGCATGAGTGGGATCGGAAAGACGTCTGTAGCCAATCACGTCTTCGAGTTACATCGTCATGAATTTGACGCAAGTTGCTTTATTGAAAAAATCAGTTCTGCTTGTGCTCAATTTAATGGAATGCTTGGTTTACAAAAACAGCTTCTTGGCAACATTAGGAAAACATCTCCAGTTCAACTTGATCGCATTTCTGAAAACACCTCCCGTATTGAAAATGCACTATCCCGTAAAAGGGCGTTTCTAGTTCTTGACGATATTGATAATGTCGATCAGTTAAATGAGTTACTAGGAAATAAAG aAATCCTAGTTTCGCCACTGCCTATGGAGCACAAACTTAAAAGCCTATCTTACAATGCATCGCGAAAACTTCTATTTCATCATGCATTCAAGTGTGAAGAACTCAAAGATGGCTATGAACAAGTTTCAGATAATGTTGTGAAGTATTGTGAAGGACATCCGTTGGCTCTTAAAGTAGTAGGAAGCTCTCTACATAATAAAGATGTTGCTTACTGGGAAGAATGCATTGATAAGCTAAACCAAGGACCCTTTTCTCATATAAACAATATTTTGAAAATGAGCTTTGAATCTTTGGACTGTGAAGACAAGGAATTGATTAAGCATGTTGCTTGTTTTTTTGTTGGAATGGATAGAGATATTGCAGAAACAATATTAAAGGCATGTAAGTTAAAACATACAAGATCGGGGATCAGTAATCTTAATGACAGATGCCTTCTTAATATTGGAGAGGGTAACAAGTTCATGATGCATTCATTAATTCAAGAGATGGTAAAAGATGTGGTACATCAAGAATCACCTGAAAAGCCAGAGAAGCGTAGTAGATTATGGCGTCATACAGAGTCGTACAAAGTGTTGAAAAAAATGATAGTAAGAGGCCATACCTGCTTTAGTAGTTACTTAGTAGTAATGAaagtattttaa